The Sinomonas sp. P10A9 genome contains the following window.
GGCCGCGCAGGATGCGTTCGAGGCCGTCGCGAAGCGCGGTTCCGGGTGCGACCCGAGCCAAGGTGGCATTGAGCGCTTCCTCGGGGGTCGGAACCATGAGAGTTTCCCTTTCCTGGGCCTCGCGTGGCGCGACACCGGATCCCATGGTATCCGCGCGACGCGCGAGGCGACGCGGTCCTAGGCCCTAACTTGGCAACGATTCGGGCACATCCGCCGCCGTCGGGACCGACAGAGACGGGCGTGGAGCCGGGCCCCGCGCTACTCGGCGGCTGGGATCAGGAGTTCAAGGGCCTCGGCGACGTGGGCCACCTCTCTCACCCGGAACCCTGGGGGCACCTCGCCTGGGCCGTTGGGGCTCGCAGGCACGACGGCGTGGGTGAACCCCAGGCGGTGGGCCTCCTGGATGCGTCTGCTGATGCCGGGCACCGGCCGTACCTCGCCTGCGAGGCCCACCTCGCCGAACGCGATGAGCCGCTGGGGGAGCGCCGTGCGCGTCTTGGCGGAGGCCACCGCGAGGGCGACGGCGAGATCGGTGGCCGGCTCACTGAGCCTCACGCCGCCCACAGTGGCGATGTAGGCGTCGTCCTTGTGCAGGAGGCATCCGGCGCGCTGCTGCAGGACCGCCAGGAGCATCGAGACGCGCGACGAGTCGAGCCCGCTCGTGGCCCGGCGCGGCTGCGCTGCCGTGGTCTCCGCGAGGAGCGACTGGACTTCCGCGAGGAGCGGCCGGCGCCCCTCGAGGGTCACCGTGATGCAGGTGCCGGAGACGGGCTCCTTGGTGCGGGACACGAACAGTCCCGAGGGATCCGTGACGCTCTCGATCCCGGTCTCCGTCAGATCGAAGCAGCCCACCTCGTCGGTGGGTCCGTAGCGGTTCTTGACGGCACGCAGGAGCCGCAGCCGCGAATGGCGCTCGCCCTCGAACTGGCAGACGACGTCCACGAGGTGCTCGAGCAGCCGCGGTCCCGCGATCGAGCCGTCCTTGGTCACGTGGCCGACGAGCAGCGTGGTCATGTTCCGCCGCTTCGCCGCCGCGATGATCGACGCCGCGACCTCGCGCACCTGCGACACCCCGCCCGCGCTGCCGTCCACCTCGGGGCTCGAGAGCGTCTGGACGGAGTCCACGATGAGCAGCTGCGGCGCGATCTTCTCGACGTTGCCGAGGGCCTGGGAGAGGTCCGTCTCCGCGGCGAGGAACAGGCGTGGCGCGACGGCGTTGATCCTCTCCGCGCGCAGCTTGACCTGCGCCGCAGATTCCTCGCCCGTCACGTACAGGACGTCCCGCGCCGTTGAGCTCGCCCCCTGCCCGCCACCGACCTTCGCGGCGACGTCGAGCAGCAGTGTTGACTTGCCCACGCCTGGCTCGCCCGCGAGGAGGATCACGGCCCCAGGAACGAGCCCACCGCCCAGCACCCGATCGAGCTCACCGACTCCGGTAGGCAGGAACGCGGCGTCCGTGGCGTCGACGTCCGCGATGAGGCGGGCCGGCTCGAGAACGGAAGTGGCCGCTGTCGTGCGCGCGACGACGGCGCCGACCTCCTCGACCGTTCCCCATTCCTGACACTCGCCGCACCGGCCCACCCACTTTGCCGTGGTCCAGCCGCACTCGGCGCACCGGTACCCGGGGGCTTTGCCGGAGCGGGCGGTGCTGCGCGTGCTGGTCTTGGTTGCCATGCGCTCAAGGCTAGGGCAGGGTGCCGACACTTCTCGGCACGGACGCCACGGCCCGTCAGATCCTGGGCAGCGCGGCGACCGCTTCCTCGTGGTCGTCACCGGTGGCCTCGAGGAGGTCCACGAGCATGGGCCGCAGCAGGACCACGAGAGCTTCTCCCTCGAGCCGCTCCACGTGCAGGATCTTGGGGTGCGCCCGTGCCGCAATGTCTGCGAGGGCGCGATGCGCCGAACGCATCTGGGCCGCGCGTTCCTCGCGGCGTTCGGCGATGAGCCCGTCGGCGACGCTGTCGAGGGCGTCCGCCGTATCGTTGAGCAGCTCGGCGATGCTCTCGGCGGCGGCTTGCGTCAGGGCGGCGTTGTTGATCACCGACGCCAGCCGGCGCGCGACGACGCGCCCGTTGCGCATCGCCAGATCGAGGAACCCGACCGCCTTGCTGAGCTCCTCGATCTCGCCCCGGTGGCGTCGGTAGGCGGGCGCGATGCGGGCCACTTCGGAGGAGGACTTGAGGCTCGCCCTGATCGCATCGAGCGTTGACTGCGAATTCCGGCCGCGGACCAGTGCATGCCATGCGCGGGTCGAATCGGCGTCCGCGAGGGCCTCGGCGCATTCGCGCAGCATCGTGCCGAACATTTCGAGCAGGCCCTTGAGGTCACGACGCGGCTCAACGCGTGGGTCGCGGGGAAGCACCGCGGTGAGGGTGAGGGCCAGGAGACCGCCGACGACGGCGTCGAGGCTCCGCGAGAACGGTCCGCCCGTCGTCGCGGGCAGCAGCACGACGAAGAGGGACTGGAGCCCGAGCTGCGTTGCGAAGATCACCCCGCGGTCGAGGAACCGGGCGACCATGATCGAGAGGAAGAGGATGACGGCGGCCTGCCAGAGCCCGTCGCCCAGAACGTGCATGAGGAGGTCCCCGACGGCGATCCCGAGCGTGCATCCCACGGCCACCTCGAGCACCTTGCGGACCGTGAGATCGCGCCCGAAGCCCAGTGAGATGAGGGCCGACGTTGCGGCGAAGATCGGCATGGTGTGTCCGAGGACGGTCTCGGCGATGAAGTAGGCGAGCACTGCACCCACGGTCATGCTCACGGCCGGCCTGAGCGAATGGCGGACGCGGACGACGCCCGCGGATCTCAGGTCATTGACGTAGTCGCGCGCGACCGCCCACATAGCCATGGGTGCAGTCTAGGGAGCCTGTCTGAGTTCACCTCCCTGTTGTCTCCCGCTCGCGTGATGTTCCATTAGTGCGGTGTGACGGAGAAGGCAAGGCCATAGGGCCTATCGTCACGCCGAATCGGTGTGTCGTTCATTTTCCGTTAACCATCGGCGAGCAGAGTCTTCACCTGTCGGCTCTAGCTTCGACTTCAGTACGGCTCGTACGCACTCAACCACCCTGGAAGGGGCACCTTCGTGAAGGCTCTCCGTATCGGCCGCCTCTCGGCCGTCGCTGTCGTCGCAGCTGGCGCGCTCGCGCTGTCCGCCTGCGGTTCAGATAACACCGCTGGCACCACCAACACCGGCTCGGCATCGTCCGGCCCCAAGGTCACGGGCACCCTCACCGGCACCGGTTCGAGCGCCCAGTCCTCGGCCATCGATGCGTGGAAGCAGGGCTTCACGCAGGCCAACCCGGGCGTCACCGTCCAGTACTCCCCGGACGGCTCGGGCGCCGGCCGCAAGACCTTCATCTCCG
Protein-coding sequences here:
- the radA gene encoding DNA repair protein RadA yields the protein MATKTSTRSTARSGKAPGYRCAECGWTTAKWVGRCGECQEWGTVEEVGAVVARTTAATSVLEPARLIADVDATDAAFLPTGVGELDRVLGGGLVPGAVILLAGEPGVGKSTLLLDVAAKVGGGQGASSTARDVLYVTGEESAAQVKLRAERINAVAPRLFLAAETDLSQALGNVEKIAPQLLIVDSVQTLSSPEVDGSAGGVSQVREVAASIIAAAKRRNMTTLLVGHVTKDGSIAGPRLLEHLVDVVCQFEGERHSRLRLLRAVKNRYGPTDEVGCFDLTETGIESVTDPSGLFVSRTKEPVSGTCITVTLEGRRPLLAEVQSLLAETTAAQPRRATSGLDSSRVSMLLAVLQQRAGCLLHKDDAYIATVGGVRLSEPATDLAVALAVASAKTRTALPQRLIAFGEVGLAGEVRPVPGISRRIQEAHRLGFTHAVVPASPNGPGEVPPGFRVREVAHVAEALELLIPAAE
- a CDS encoding FUSC family protein — translated: MAMWAVARDYVNDLRSAGVVRVRHSLRPAVSMTVGAVLAYFIAETVLGHTMPIFAATSALISLGFGRDLTVRKVLEVAVGCTLGIAVGDLLMHVLGDGLWQAAVILFLSIMVARFLDRGVIFATQLGLQSLFVVLLPATTGGPFSRSLDAVVGGLLALTLTAVLPRDPRVEPRRDLKGLLEMFGTMLRECAEALADADSTRAWHALVRGRNSQSTLDAIRASLKSSSEVARIAPAYRRHRGEIEELSKAVGFLDLAMRNGRVVARRLASVINNAALTQAAAESIAELLNDTADALDSVADGLIAERREERAAQMRSAHRALADIAARAHPKILHVERLEGEALVVLLRPMLVDLLEATGDDHEEAVAALPRI